From one Haloferax marinisediminis genomic stretch:
- a CDS encoding ester cyclase has translation MDLIPTAEMKPMIRKIGEAMWNDRNPEAFDEIATKDFVMHDTMGDHDLDEAKKMMQEALDGTPDLEFTIEGMFAAGDQVAVRYTLEGTNEAPSYLTTEPTGNHWKSSGISIYRFEGDKIAEQWDAFDYYGTMQQLGLIPSEAEPEAEGGAGAEA, from the coding sequence ATGGACCTGATACCGACAGCAGAGATGAAACCGATGATTCGAAAGATCGGCGAGGCGATGTGGAACGACCGCAACCCGGAAGCGTTCGACGAAATCGCGACCAAGGACTTCGTCATGCACGACACGATGGGTGACCACGACCTCGACGAAGCGAAGAAGATGATGCAGGAGGCCCTCGACGGGACGCCGGACCTCGAATTTACCATCGAAGGCATGTTCGCTGCCGGCGACCAGGTTGCCGTCCGCTACACGCTCGAAGGGACGAACGAAGCGCCGTCGTACCTCACCACGGAACCGACGGGGAACCACTGGAAATCGAGCGGCATCAGCATCTACCGGTTCGAGGGCGACAAAATCGCAGAACAGTGGGACGCCTTCGACTACTACGGAACGATGCAGCAACTCGGTCTCATTCCGTCGGAAGCCGAACCCGAGGCGGAAGGCGGCGCAGGCGCAGAAGCGTAG